In Penaeus monodon isolate SGIC_2016 chromosome 41, NSTDA_Pmon_1, whole genome shotgun sequence, a single genomic region encodes these proteins:
- the LOC119598677 gene encoding lipoma-preferred partner homolog (The sequence of the model RefSeq protein was modified relative to this genomic sequence to represent the inferred CDS: added 11 bases not found in genome assembly): MQARMRSWTLLVLTAALTAASGEKLGNIEVITRGELGQSLDPPAGGSSLLLPLAGPVQDDVPPPLSYLPPVQTPLPIEPTPVPLPTPIQPETDYLPPVPSPVGQPEVETPTGLYNPPSASVPDTNFPIGTDDYNIDYNDSGESGQDFLSGIQDSKLALLGSLAGAKASLFQGLRKAKSSIATGVSGALLSKGAGFSSLSQTGSGGSYGSGFDSSYDTNYGTNYGTNSRPVSRPYPTDPYPIYPPYPQPQPHPVYPIPVYPVYRPKPNPFAAFKAKVGRIVQAKKLAAALKHAAYKQSIEEKYQPTYPTYPSYPTYPTYPTYPTYPEHSTHGHGGAQKGKFFGFQSFKGPRPGYHHGGW, encoded by the exons gaTGAGGTCGTGGACGCTCCTAGTGCTGACGGCGGCGCTGACGGCGGCGTCGGGCGAGAAGCTGGGGAACATCGAGGTCATCACGAGAGGCGAGCTCGGCCAGAGCCTCGACCCTCCAGCTGG AGGAAGCAGCCTGCTACTCCCCCTCGCTGGCCCTGTACAAGACGATGTTCCCCCGCCTCTGAGTTACCTGCCCCCGGTCCAG ACACCTCTTCCGATCGAGCCTACCCCAGTGCCCCTACCTACCCCTATTCAGCCTGAAACCGACTACCTGCCCCCTGTGCCATCGCCCGTGGGACAGCCTGAGGTGGAAACACCCACAGGCCTGTATAACCCGCCCTCAGCCTCCGTCCCCGACACTAATTTCCCCATCGGAACAG ACGACTACAACATCGACTACAACGACTCGGGGGAGAGCGGCCAGGACTTCCTCTCGGGTATCCAGGACTCGAAGCTAGCACTCCTCGGGAGTCTGGCGGGAGCTAAAGCCTCTCTCTTCCAGGGCCTCCGGAAAGCCAAGTCCTCCATCGCGACAG GGGTAAGTGGCGCTCTGCTGTCCAAGGGCGCTGGCTTCAGTAGCCTCTCGCAGACGGGAAGCGGGGGAAGCTATGGAAGCGGTTTTGACAGCAGCTATGACACTAACTATGGCACCAACTATGGCACCAACTCCAGGCCGGTGAGCAGGCCTTACCCAACGGACCCCTACCCAATCTACCCTCCGTACCCACAGCCACAGCCTCATCCAGTCTACCCCATCCCCGTGTACCCCGTCTACAGACCTAAGCCC AATCCCTTCGCCGCCTTCAAGGCCAAGGTGGGGCGCATAGTGCAGGCCAAGAAGCTAGCAGCCGCCCTCAAGCACGCAGCCTACAAGCAAAGTATCGAGGAGAAGTACCAACCGACCTACCCGACTTATCCTTCTTACCCGACCTACCCGACTTACCCGACTTACCCGACTTATCCCGAACACTCGACCCACGGCCACGGCGGCGCGCAGAAGGGAAAG TTCTTCGGCTTCCAAAGTTTCAAGGGTCCTCGTCCCGGTTATCATCACGGTGGATGGTAG